A window of Gossypium hirsutum isolate 1008001.06 chromosome D13, Gossypium_hirsutum_v2.1, whole genome shotgun sequence genomic DNA:
gctctctcctttttcttttatctggaatctccccccattttttttttattttttcaaacttTACTctctaaataatatataaaggtGGAACTTTCGTACGTTTGAACAGTTCCCTCATCccaaattttgaatttggatgTGGGTTATGAGTCTGAATGTGGCATCTCCGTAGATGTCCATTAAACACTGCTTTTTGCCTACCTTTCATCCTTTTCCTTGCTTCAGTCTACACACTCAGCTCTTGGGAGCTCTCTCTCTTTGATCAACGCCAAGCAAgcgaaaaacaaaaataagaggTATCAAAACCTTCTTCCTTTTGCTGTAAGTTGTTTTGTTTCCTATACATTATTATTCTCTACGATATCAAATAACCATTTTGAAAATACTTTCAAGAGATATTATGATGTCGTCGTCGTCGTATAACTACAAATTCAGCAGATTTTCTTACTTTTCTAataagcattaatcgaatatctttgatttttctttcttttctgaaaagcatgaatCAAATCGAGTtgaagtttttttgtttttgtgattTGGTGTTGAAGTAAGGTGGATGTGGTTTTGATTGACGGATTTAATAAAATTGCCGCGATTGTAATAATAATGGCGTTTTCTTTTAGAGGCGTGGACGGCTGAACTCGCGCTGATAATGTGCGTGCTAATATCTATATGGACTGTATTTGGTCCATTCCTTTCCTTCTATATAAAAAAAGattttattctaataaaatataataattcaatagTTCTTTTAGTATTTTAACCTACACTAAAAATTATCATGGAGGGGACTCCAATTGCATCTTGtgtcatttaataaaaataataatgtaagttaaatgaaagattaaattggtcatttttgttaaaagTTTAATCTATTTGCACGGTTAAAAATTAACATGGCTGACGGAATAATTAAACAAATGTATAGGGACTAACTTTTTAccggaaaaataaataaattttttaacaaaaagactaATTTGCTTTTTGATATAAAGTATATagactaatttgttcattttttaagtagaggaggtaaaatgcaatctaacttttAATATAGGCACTTACATGATACTTTCgccatgtacatatatatgtactCTACTACTGCTGTAATTAGCTTCTATTATAATAATGTACAAACATTATCTTTTATTCCATCATCTCGAATTTGAGCTTTAAGACAACTTTACCCCTACTCttatgaaaagaaaaaacaaattataaacaTTACATTCGAGCACTTGGCTCAAACGCTTGGTGATGAATGTAATTCGGTGTACATAatctcatttctcatttccaaTGGATACATGGAAACACACTTGTTTGGTTGAATTGAGAAATGAGAAAAACAAAATAGAATTACTTGGTGGCCAcgttaaaaaatatattagccTTTTTGAGATACTGTGGTAAGGCATTCCCACAACGAACTAACTACCGCTACCTTTATGTTTGTTGCTTCATTTTTTAAACAATGGTTTAGTTTGTTGCAACTGAAAATGAAAATTGTGGTCTAAATCCTTTGATTGTGTCCTAATTTGATCTTTGTTTGGTTTAtgttgtaaaagaggtaaaagtatAATATTAGGCACTTGGCAGTTTGTCTCTTGTTCTCCTCCATTTGTTTACAGGCCTTTAGGCTAAGGCTTATTTGATTCCGCATCTTTTTGTGATTCTGCAGTAATTTGGATTTGCCGAAATGCCGAAGaagaaaataaccaaaaaatgGCTATCTGCAGAAATGGATCGAAGAGTCAAACAGATGTTGAATCTGATTGACCAAGATGCGGATTCCTTTGCCAAAAAGGCCGAGATGTATTATCAGAAACGGCCGGAACTTGTGGCTCATGTTGAGGAGTTCTACCGTTTATATCGAACCTTGGTGGAGCGTAATGATTATCTTAAAGGAGAATTGAGGAGGAATGTTCTGTTGGACGTTCAATCTCAAGGTTCAGGTGTCTCAGATAATGGCTTTGAATTGCCGCCTACTTGTCCCTCTCCTGAACAAAGGTTGACTCGTAGGAGGTCGGGTGCACGAGCTGCCGGTTTTGAATTCTTCCTTGGTTCTAGTTGGAGCGATATGTACCAGAGAGGAGATGACGAGTCGTCTTATGTAACAGATTCCGAACCGGAGTCTGATGATGGATCGGTTAATAATTACATGGTTTCATCAACGACGAATTTAGGCGATCAAGGGGCGGGTCGGAAGACAATTGAATTGGAGATTGAGCTCCGCGAAACGAAAGAGAAGCTACAAATACTTGAGGATGAATCGGAACTTCTTGCTCGGATTAGAAAGTATGAGGAAGAATTGAAGATTGTTAATAGAAAACTACGACTTTCCGAAGAAAAAAACAATTGGTTGACAATTGAGCTACAGAAATATAAACAGATGGAAACATCGGAATCGGATTCATCCGAAGAAGATAGTGTTAAAACTGACACATCAATGGTTCAAAACAAGGTGGATAAAGAAACCCTGCATGATGATGGCAAGATCCTGCCCTTGGAGGATGAGTTCAATTTGACTAAAGAAATGCCTCAGGATCCCGAAGCGGAAATCGCGTGTTTGAAACTCGAGAATAAACAGGCGTTTGAAAAGATTCAAAGCTTGCAGGGTCAGCTCGATATGGCTCAAAGCGAGATAAGGACATCGAATACGAAACTGAGTATACTGAAAAAAGAGGTTTGCAAGCTGCAGGGGAGAATGGCTATGTTAAAGGATGGTCTAGTGAGCCGGGATAATGAGATTAGGGAATTAAAGATAGTCGTATCCGATGCCGAGATGAAGATTTTTAACGAAAAAGCGCAGATCGGAGCTAAGGTATCGAAATTGTTGGAGGAACGAAGTTTTTTAGAAGAACAACTTAGGGATGGGGAGTCGCATGCTCGGTCTTTGGAGGAAGAGATTAGAAATGTTCTTACTGAAAAACGAGAATTGGAGGAGAGGCTGCACGATGAAATCGAGGCGTTGAAAACAGAGATTGCTAAGAGAGGTGATTCCATTAAAATTCTAAATGAAAACCTCGAGACCTTGAAATCCGAGAGAGATGAGCTCAAGATGAAAATCGATTTACTTGAAGAAGAAGTTGGTTATAAAGGTGATCAAATTGTTGAAATGGATAAGCAACTGCACCGATTACGTGTGGAACACGGGGAATTAATCGCTAGTGCTGAAGGAGCAAACAAATTGGTGGAGGAAATGCAAGGAAAAGCGAAGGAACTAGAGGATGAAATCGAGAGGCAAAGTAGAGCAATAGAGGAAGCAGCGGAAGAGAAAAGAGAAGCTATACGACAACTCTGCTTCTCTCTCGAACATTATAGAGATGGGTATTATAAGCTTAAGCAAGCATTTACGGGGAACAAGCGAGTCCCTATTTTGGCAACATGAACATCGCAATGTTTCTTGTTTAACAAGAGAACGAAACAATCAACAAAGCACATTCAACTCCGGTCACATCGATCAATGGGTCGAGAGGATGAACTTCGTGGGGGTTCTGTTTGTGTATCACTTTAAGCTTCGCTAGGCCTTGCTGTCAAGTGTTTCATCCTGTTTCTGTACATGCATGCCCATGCACATGTTATCAGGGCCCAATGAGGTACACGTCTTGCTATACTGCTTCTCAAATTGTAGTCATTGATCAATTATGCATTGAATCAAGATAAGTtgacaaatatatatgtatatatacaggGTGGGAGAAATCCATCCTATTATATGTTGCATGGAtcctatatttatatatattaaatgtcaTTATATATATGTTCCATGGATCTTTTATGAATTTAAGTAACAAAAGATAGATTGAgtaagaaaaatcaaaatattgaaaattgaCTTGTATTAAGGTGTTTGGATATATAGCTTATGGAATATAAGTTTAAAAACCATGGTTAGTCAAAATCTAATCGAATTCTAActcttatttaatatataattaattttaatttttatgatataaaaaataaacattttatatttgatttattgaaaattcttaagacttataattatttttagaaatacTTATGAAAAAAGactttgaaattttgtaaaataatatttaaaaggcaTGAAACAAAACTTATTTtgtcaaaatatatttaaaaatctaaaacaaaaaattaatatgaaaaaactGAGAACCAAATCAAATTATGAAGAACAGTTCAAAAAATCCAAAATACCCGACCGAATCGAACCGATATCACCATTGACGAAAGTTGCTGATACTTAATTGATACACAAAGGAATGGATGATCGAGATGGAACGTTCAAACTATTTAGGACATGAGCCATCTTATGAGGTGGCCCGAGAGAATATTTGGAGCTAAGGTAAGAAGAGAAG
This region includes:
- the LOC107936014 gene encoding protein NETWORKED 4A, with translation MPKKKITKKWLSAEMDRRVKQMLNLIDQDADSFAKKAEMYYQKRPELVAHVEEFYRLYRTLVERNDYLKGELRRNVLLDVQSQGSGVSDNGFELPPTCPSPEQRLTRRRSGARAAGFEFFLGSSWSDMYQRGDDESSYVTDSEPESDDGSVNNYMVSSTTNLGDQGAGRKTIELEIELRETKEKLQILEDESELLARIRKYEEELKIVNRKLRLSEEKNNWLTIELQKYKQMETSESDSSEEDSVKTDTSMVQNKVDKETLHDDGKILPLEDEFNLTKEMPQDPEAEIACLKLENKQAFEKIQSLQGQLDMAQSEIRTSNTKLSILKKEVCKLQGRMAMLKDGLVSRDNEIRELKIVVSDAEMKIFNEKAQIGAKVSKLLEERSFLEEQLRDGESHARSLEEEIRNVLTEKRELEERLHDEIEALKTEIAKRGDSIKILNENLETLKSERDELKMKIDLLEEEVGYKGDQIVEMDKQLHRLRVEHGELIASAEGANKLVEEMQGKAKELEDEIERQSRAIEEAAEEKREAIRQLCFSLEHYRDGYYKLKQAFTGNKRVPILAT